DNA from Solanum stenotomum isolate F172 chromosome 3, ASM1918654v1, whole genome shotgun sequence:
GATTATTGCAAGAAAATTAACAGACACCAGCATAGTCATAATAATGGAGTAACGACTTGGCTTAGATACAGCAGCACAACGGACTCCACATAGTAAATCGCCGCAACATATATTGATTCTCAGAAGGGTCAAACAAAATGGATCAATTATGATATAGTATTAACGTATATCAACTTGAAccagaaaataaataagttcTATCAACTTTAACAGTTGGAACTGACTACACCATATATCTGACAGTCGAAGCAAAAACTAAACAAGCCACATTAATTTACAAGATCTGGTTAGATTTTTATATCACCAGAATTACTGGCTTTCACCTACATACAATGAGAACATTATGCCATGAATCAATTATGTAAAGAAAAAGGGGGTTAATCAAGCTTTAATTAGAGTTCTAGTTTAATCAAAATGAGCATGGAATAGCCGCCTGATAACCAATATGAAATGGTATAATGAATAGGGAAAAACATGGCCCGAGCGTCAAAAAGTTGCTCAAAGTCCTGGAATTGATTCAAGGTTGTACTTCTCTGCAGTTAAAGTTTCAGTCTCACGGATTTCTGCCATTTTTGTCTCTTTCATGGCATCGTGAGTGTGTAGATATGTATAGGAGGCACCTTTACTTGATGGAGGAGTAGGATTGCTGATTCTGCTTGCAAGGAAGCGGCGGATCAGGCCTCTGAGGAAGGGAGCCATGGTGTCTGGTTCATGCTCCAGGTAGTACATAATACCACCCATACAGGCACAAAACAAGGGCACCTGTATAACAATCAGAAATGACATATTTGCTTGGATAAGTTTCACTTCACAATTTCTTAATTAATCACCCCTGTACTTCAAGAGACCCAATATTTCCAGAACAAACTTCCCGTAAATAGTTAAATTCTTTCAATGTTTATCCGCAATATGCTTTAATTATACAAGTAACAATTAAGTAGTCATAAATTGCAGGATGAAATTTTGAGTGGTTGACAGCCAAACACACCAAATTGCATGAAAGGTGAGACAAGATACCTCAGCATTCTTGATATCCGGAAGCAAATGGCGATTCACCAATATATACCACAAAGAATCTGCAGCTCGAGGAAGAACATACAAGGCAAGTTCTCCACGTCTAGCTTTCTTCTCCAGCAACACAGATAGGCCTGAGAGAGCCCCAGCTACCCAATATACAAGCTTATGGTCCTTTGATGCCACCTTCCGGTGGCAACATATGACAGCCTTTTATTGAGATAGAGAAGTTAATCAGTAAAGCTAAGCAAGTCAACCAGTACTCCAGCAGCATAATAAAAAAAGAGCCTAGAGACTCCCAGATGTATGAGGCATCAAGAACATAAACTACCTGAAAGATTCCAACAAAAGCGGACAAGAAGGTTGTCGAGCGAACAGCCCCTGTAAGAGCATACCAACAGGTGCGTGTAGGAGCATCCATAAACTGGGATAAGATTTACATAAGATCAGCAagaatttaatatttgaaactgTGATCAGCAAGAGTTTTGGAAAGAATTACTTCAGTAGCaactctttttttgtttttttaaggAAAGTAACAGTATAACATATCCTCAGCACAAAGTCTGTGCAGGGAGTCATACAAGTTCAAACTACAAAACAATAGTGAGTCCTTTCTTACAAGGGTTCTATAATGTCTAACAGTGAGTCTGCTTCTAAAagttctttacaccaaaagtgGAATAAAATAGACggatcattttaattttttgaatagaGCTACTTCTTTCTCCAAAATATTTTGCATTCCGTTTCTACTAACCTCCCAGTCATTCAGAATCTTCTGCAATTTCGATTCCATCCCTGTTAATCTCATACCTCATGAATCATTGCATCATAATACCAGACTGAAAAAGTCTGGAAATAGCTCCTTCAGAAGAACTTGTTCCCTCAAACTATCCTACCAGAAGGAAATCTTCATTCCATTCCTAGCTTTGTAACTAATGTTGCTTGCAAAATGAGGCCATAAATCCCTGACACTCACTCCAACAGGGGTTGCGACTTTCTAAGAGCATTGTTGTCCCTCTTGCTCATATTTTACAGTAATGACTCGACTCCACAAATCAAGTTCCTCCAAACTGAATCACCGAAACCATCATAAATAAACTACTATTATGCTGCATCAAGTTTCTTATACATAAACCCCCTTCCTTTTTACTGTTCAGCAAagtgctttttttaaaaagcaacaactatatatattatagttgCACCATAATGGTGCAAAAAGACTACAAAAACCCAACCTAGCTTAGGCTACTGCTTCAAGGACTTAAAGCGCGCTTAAGCTctgaagcgaggctcaaaacgtATTGAGTGCCTCGCCTCGCTTTATGCGCGCTTTAGTGttgtcatcaaggttctaaggcatatttttccttgccaatgagcctcCTCTTCAGAGgtgacactaaacaattgatatttcactttatcataaaaaaaaattcaatttctttggtcatataattctcattcatgtttataattattaccCTTGAACTAAACatgtatatttgtatttttttcttcctttgcgccttttttcattaaagcccacGCTTCATTTGCGCTTAAAGCTCCAACAGAgcttagagcttttttgcgcttttcACCTTTGATAACACTAATCATATCAACTAGTGATTCAGCTTCCTCATCATAGCTCTCtttatacaacaacaacaaaaataacaacaacatacctagtgaaatcccacaagtggggtctgagcagggtagagtgtacgcagactaTCTCGTGGAGGTGGAGAGGCCAAGGTTAGCGAACTCATACTAATGCTAGGACTTGTCGCAAGCTAATTCAGAAATGAAAGAAGCCTACTGAAAAACCCTTGAAACTTGGATCTCTTGAACCTATGAAACTAGTGAAAGTGGGTGAACCCCTTGCCCCTTCAATTAAGGTATTAGTGTTTGCTCTATTATACAAAAGGATTGCATTTTTTCATTTCGTTCAAACATTTGTTGTACCTGTATGGACCATTGGCTCAAGTGCAACAAATTtaagtaaaagaagaagaaaacagtGAAGAAAGCATATCAATTAATAAGGAAAGCAACGCAAAGCCTACAAGAAAGGAACAATAACAACTAAATAATGTGATAATCGAAACACAATAAAGATATGCTGATAGATATCAAAAGCAAGAACTGCAAGAGTATAACTAGTACTACAATAGACCCAAACAAGCCTAACCATCAAAAAGCAAGACAACACTccactacctactaaccttctaccctaatacgTGACCTCCACACGTTTCTATAAGAAGGCATGTCCTTGATAATATGAAGTAACATCATGtcatgtctaatcacctctccccaatactttttCGATCTACTTCTACCTCTCCTCGCACCCCTTATATCCAACTTCGCATACCTCCTTAGTGGGGCGCCTGTGCATCTCCTCTCCATATGCTCAAACCATCTTAGTCTTCCTTTCCTCATCTTGTTTGTCAcggaggccactcccaccttatCCCGAATAttctcattcctaatcttatcgctCCTAATATGCCCACACATTCATCTTAGCATCCTCAATTTCACAACTTGCATCTTCTGAACATGTaagttcttgactggccaacggTTCACTCTATACAACGATGACAATCTAACCACCACTCTATAGAACTTACCTTTTAAGTTTATGCGATACCTTTTTATCACAGAAGCCTCCACTTTATCCATGAGGAACCGATatgatgtgtgacatcatccaTGTCGCACCAACACAAGATTTCTTcaaaaatgaataatacaaTTCATCTTGTTTTTCAGCACAAGATTATATTTGTCTTCAAAAGCTCTATAGTTCcaccaaattacctcctactaaaacacaatatccaAATGTAGAACGTCTATCAAAAGACGCCCCTACTCAATCTGTGACTGTATATCCCATGATACGCGCATGATCTCGATCCTCAAAGAGTAGTCCTTTACTTGGAGTTGACTTTATATATCACAAAATATGAACAAGTGCATCCTGATGACTATCACAGAGAGAAGTATAAACTAATTTACAACACTCACAAAAAAGACATGTCAAGTCTAGACACCTtgagataattcaactttcTAACCAAACGCCTATACCTTTTGGGATCATTGAGTGCTCCCCTATTCTGAAAGGAGTTTAGCATTCATATCCATAGGAGTGAATGGGTCTACATCCCATCATTTTTGTCTCATCAAGAATGTCTAAGGCATACTtgcattgaaaaataataatgtttgaTCTAAGACTGAACAACCTTAATACCTAGAAAATACTTCCAATTTGCCGAGGTTTTTAGACTGGAAATATTGAAGAGATGTTGCTTCAAATAGTGATACCATCCTAATCATCGCCGGTGATAACAATATTGTCAACGTAATCCACCAAATAAATACACAAATTTGGTGCAGAATActgatttcaaaaaaaaaatactgagTAAACAACTAAACACATAGATCAACTCTACTACGAGTCATGCCAAACTCTTGAATTGTTGTGTTGAACTTCTTACTGACCATGATTTAGTGTCGTGATCAGATTTTAGCTAGTCCTGCGATTCCTACAATTGATGAATTATTTTGACTCCTTTCTTCTCCCATCTCAAGCCATAGGAAAACAAGCATCCCAATCTATGGAAAATAGACGAGGATGGGGTCATTTTGGAAGATTTTGACCTGGCTCTAGTATCAtgtgagaaatattattgatttgtaTATCTACATTACTACACTAAGACCatatttatagacactatatTACAATCCTTTTTCAAGTAGGACTCTATatactattcctattctaagagaaatatcaaagaaaagaaaagtatttACAGAAAAAATAGCCAAAGTAAAAGAAACAACAGTagtagtaaaatagaagaataagATAATGAtggagtaataataataatggtaaGGAGAAGAGGGAGCAGATAATAAGGTACTCTAAACTAAAACCATGTTCTCTCCCTCCCTCCCTTcccctcccccccaaaaaaaaaaaaaaaaaaagaaagagaaatctCTTAACTAACAACTTCTTACTCAATGAATTCctcaaattaaattttgcaAGCATTCAACCATTCATTCCTAATACCACACCCCTGGTCTTGAGTAACTTCCTGTAAAAGATTTGTCTTCCACCatgaaataaattttcattttccattGAACCCTTAAACTAAGTTTTTAATCAAACACTAGTgaaatgattgaaaaaaaacAGTCTCTCTCTTGGAAGAGGGTGGGAAGACAAAATAAGAccttaggggttgtttggtatgGGGGATGACATAAACAAAGTATAAGGTATCCCACCctatatgagataacttatctcatcattatagtataaatggtgggataactAATACCCCTAAGCAAATACAGGATAAAATAATCCTGCATTTATCCCGggactattattttttatcccTCTTACACGATCCCTTAGAGTATTACCTTGAGAAATGTGTCAGGGAGCATTTTTTGGAACTTCATTACTTTAGTAGCAATTGTACTACTCTAGCTTACAATTACATAACCTAAAAGTGTAGACCATCATAATTTCCATCACATGGTCCTCGTAATACTGCTTCCTACCAGGTCCAGGCAActcaaacaacaaacaacagaAGACAAATATAACCGAATCGACAACATACTTTGCACCCCTAGTATCTTAATCATTGTATTTCCAATTTATTCATATAACTGCATTTGAACTCTAGAAAGTCCAACATATATAAACcaaggaaaacccaatcatgtcGGTCTATGATCTCATCTTGTTTAACAGAAGTACCAGCAGCGCAGTTATATGATTTTTCCAATTTCCATAAACAGCTTAATGAGAAATCAAAGCAGAAAGACAGGTGAAACAGAAaccaatattaataaattatacctTCTGCAAGCGTAGAACGACAAAGGGCACAAAAGTCAAAGAGAAGTAAAGAGGAAATGTTTTCCGGAAAGTAGCTGCCGCTGCATTAGCATCATGAACTAAGCAAGATTTGGTCCCAGGGTGAATCACAGAGCATGGAATAATAGAAGGAAACTCTTCCAACTTCATAGTAGTAGAGCCCTTTGCTTTGGACAAATAGGCATGTAATGAAGCAACATCAACTGGAGAGCCTCTACAGCAATCCTTAACAGCTTTGTAGACTGGTGCTGCAACAGGCCCAGTCTTCTGAATGAAATCTCTATATGCTTTTGGAAGGCTCTCAGGACGCATTATGAAGCAATACATAACCtgcaaaacattttttttaagaacGAAGATAGATATATAACTACTCTGTCCAGATGTAAAAGAGAACAAGTTATCTAGTATCATTAGTATGATAGTATCGTATGAGAAGTTCAATCCCCTTGcacatttgaattatttttatttttatttttttttaaaaagggagaAAGAACAGAAAAAGAAGTTTAATCTCCTGGGGTTTAAACTTGGATATTTTAACATTTATGATATCCCAGCCACCCCCTTCCAACCACCAATTTGTGGGCAAGTACAAGGAATTAAAACATGGATGGAAAAGGCTCTTAAACATTCGCCAAAAAGGTTAAGCAACACAAGAACTACCTGGGCACATGCCAATGCAAAGAGTAAAGAATCCCCATGACTCCAGTGACTTCCCCAGAGATGAAACCGGTTCTTGGATTTGGCAGAATTATACGCGCACTGACAATTGTAAAGTCATCAGAATACAAGCCAGTagaaaaacagaaaagaaaactGGTGACTTTGTTTTTAGCAGGTAAATCTAGTACTGGCCGTTTAAATATCTTTATCCTTTGTTTTGTTTGGGTAgttcttttgttcctttttttctgTTTCGCCTGGGGGTGTGGAGAAGGGGAATAGCCAAAGCATGGTTGTACCTGTGATAGCCTTGCCAGAAGATACAAGGCAAGAGTCCGCCGCCTGTTGGAATCATCTAATGCTAAAATAGACAGACCTGCCACTGAACCTGCTAAAATTCTGCCCATCATCCCCTTTAGCCAAGTCAAATATATCGGATAGGATATCAACTATCAAAAGCTTCTCAAAGCAAAACCACAGAAAAGTAAGTCAAAACTTTTAAGTTGAGAATTCAGCATTCTGTACTTACGCATTTAAGGGTGTCTCTTTTCTTCTCAGCTTTCTTAGCAAGCATCTTAGAGCATGATATGAACCACTAAATCCCCCAAAGAGCAAACCAATTCGACATGCTTCCTCTCTTACAATTAGGTCTTTTTCGGACACAAGTTGCTGCAAAAACACaaggattaaaaaaatgaactcTCCCATGTATTCTTAGATGAGACCAAGGACGGACAAACAGATGAACAGACAGAAATCAGCACACATGTCCACTAAAATTGTAACATCCTCTTCCAGAAAATCTTCTTTTATATTCTCTTTTATATTCTCTTTTGCTTCTTCCCTGAGGATTTGAGGGTTGTGCATAGGGTCAAAGATCTGAATAACCTCCATTCATCCTTTATGCTACAGTTGAGATTGCTAAATTATTTCACTGAACTTCAAGAGGTTCGCAACTCCAAGAAAACTTATCAAGAAGAAAATACCAAGGTGAAACAAATTTAAACCATTAAAAGGTCAAAAGTTCCAGTCCCTTCAAACTTCCATTCCTTACAAATTGCAGTAATATAAGTATTTCTTAAGAATACACCCTGAATGATTAGATCGTGATATGTTCATTTCTTAAAACAATTGTGGAGAGCAGAGCACAAAGTGTACTCTATCAGCATTTCACCACTAGGGAGTAAATTAATTGACGTTGAGctacaagaaaaaggaacaaacaGTGGGACAGAGGGAAAATTGGCTTTACAAAGTGTTTGGAAGAAAACCCCACATGGTTTGCCCTTACTGAAAGAGCAGacttttatccaaaaaaataaaaagagaaggGAAGAGAGAGACAGGAAAGTAACACATGAGTAAAGTTTCCTGTATGACTTTTGACATCAGCTGACTGTTCAAATGGTGCTAAGATACACACATGCAGGCAAAATGCATGACACATAGGAGCGTGCAACACACACTCGCACAAAGAGGGAGAGCGAGTAGCGTTAGCTCAGTAATCTTTGATTGACTAAATATCCTTATGGCCAAGCATTTTGGTAACCCACATGTCCCAGTAGCAGatgaaatcatggaaacacaatACATACACTGCCAGAACATAAACCCCTTGGAGTGTAATCACCATTACAATGGTACTCTAAGGTACTAAAAGGACCAAGATATCCTATCTCGGAATTGATAACCATTCCATCAacatatcaatcaatcaactaaggCTCAATGCCTCAATCTGAAGATATCAAGTGACTCATATCCATTCAATCTATCCAGAATTAAAATCAATATTCTTCAAGTGAggaaatctaaaaaatcatttagAACACAAAGCTAACAAGGATGTGGGTGCTTCTAGGCCAAAATGCCCCTTCTCTTGCAATCACAGGAATGCTGCTATGAATCATATCATGTATAACATCTGTGCAAAATTATTTCATCCTAGTTTCATCAAAACTTGagcaatttcaaaaataaaatacaaatctTAAAACTGATTTCATCAGAACTGAagcaattttgaaaaaagaaaattctgATCTTGAAACTATACTTATACAGGAATATCTttctaataagaaaatttattcAAGATCATGATCTTCTCAAACCCAAAGTAGATGTATCAGGAACTAAAAAGGAGCAAGCTTTAGTTCAAACAAAGGCAAGCATTCAACAAAAGTACGAAACTGAAAAACTAAAGGAGTAACTGTCAGTTCAAAAGATTTTAGTCTATTAAAATAGATTGTCCAACCGATGACAGGAACATTTTGTAAATGTAACCTAGCTGAGATCAGTCTAAAGGCGAAAAGaatgtaaaactaaaaaaatcataaatcaaattaatgataAGTTAATCTAACttatataattaaacaaatGTTTAAGTAGATAGGCGAGTTTCAGAATTTTGGAACCTTGAGATCGAGTAGAGAGGAATAGGACTGGCGACGAGCTAGCTTAAAAGCACGGAGGAGAATTCCGATGCCAACGCGCACACCGTAAGAGAGAAGAAAACTTTGACAAACGTTACCAATTGCGTTAGCAACACATGATTCATCGGCATGGTCACAGGGCGGGTAGATACCCCTGGCACGACGTTGCCGGCGCTGAAGCTCTTCAATTGCCTCTCTTAAGCGCTCCTCCGCCTCATGAAGACGGCGCTCGGCGGAGTCACCGCTTTCAGAAGCGTCGTTAGGTAAAACCGGCGGCGAAGAAGAGGACAGAGGACGCATTTTGCAGAGAAGGCGATCGATGAGGGGTCTCGCATCTGATCtgggagaaaaagaagagatgATTTCGGGTAATAACTTTGAAAGATGTGCAGCGATTAGccatttttgaatttgatgatgTAATAATTCCAATTATTGTTTTAAATCctagaaaatatgatttatatatttgtttatttttcatCTATCAAATATACATGGATCAAAATTGTCATTTTAAATGaactaattcttttttaaaaaaaattagtaaattgGATTTTACATGAACTAATTTTGTTTACAAGCTCACgttaatcaataaaattatgttattagttgttgtatcttatttatttttttacgaaTAATTTGTTAGTTTAGGTTCTTTTTTATAgctttatttatttcatcatgataaaaaaaaattattgttgatattaataaaaaattaaatataatatttacttattttttcaaaatataatattatgaaaaattcGATTCAGTTTTAATATAGAAAATGTAAAACTCAATAAACAATAAagtttaattgataattttgatagaaatagcatgaactaaaattttaagcgatgaattaaatatgtatttcttatattatggGGATAATTAAATGGTTATTTTATCTagtataaaactaaaatttgatgTATAAGCAAAGCAAAAGGTTTTTCTAAGGTCCTTCACGCTAatagattataatttttttataaacaattaattactttgaataGACAAATCTACTAATGACGAAAATATATGGAGCACAGAAGATTGTATcttataaagaaaattaaataataatttgagaaaatttaTAACTCGTAATTTTGTTTATcttgttaaaattaaaaaatgtacacatttaattttaaatataaaataatcagATAACATGTCACAAATGAGTTTCATGATTTTATACTATTCCTTTCATTTATCTGTTCTactttcttcttaattttcacCTGACTTTCGTAGGGGTGGAGCTAATAGCTCACATGTGAATTTGGTcgaatttaatatattttattcaaacaatatatttttgttaataaattcattatatatGTACAAATATTGGATTTAGAACTTagttttatctctaaaaatCGTCATTGTAAAATTCAGAACCCATTCAATTGAAATTCTAATTTCGTTTCTGattgtccttttttttctttaactaaTTTAAAGCAAGTTGTTTTTCACTGATaacttataatttataacttttgacttatttttgtctttttgctTAAAAATAAGTTCTTGTAAACACTTTTTACATTTAcccaaataattcaaaaatgcttaaaagttatttttagcctaaaacacttaaaataagctAATTCAAACCGTCCGTTTAATTTGAACATTCAAGTTACTTTGTTTTTATATCCGGCTATTCATGTCACGGAAGGGTATATTGATTAGGAAGCACGtagaaaatttatcatttaaatatatTTGGTTATAAAAATATCTATATAGGCAAGGTTAgcataatattttcaaattaacaGAGAAATCAGTATCATCAACGCAAATCTAAAGAGATATTTTTGAAACtatttcaatatttaaatgTGTCATCCAAATATAGTTTAACTGAGATAAATGGTGtgacaatacaatacaacaagTCAATTAGTCTCATTTTTTGCTTTGTTGCTTGGAATCACCATTAGTAGAAGTTTGATCTTGCCATGATGCTTGCCATTGCTTGTCATAAAATGTAGCTTCATCAGCCAGCTTctttaaattatcaaaatctgTCCTTTTCCTAAACAAAACTACACCTCCAACTGTTGCCAAAAGAGCAGTTTTACACAAGAAATTTCCCATTTGGCCTACCACGTCAAGTCCCGTTAGTACATCCACTAGATATGCCATGAAAAATCCCACCATTGCTGCTCTTCCTGCAAACTCATAACCGCACTCTATTAGTACCGTCTCAGGTTATGTAACACTATTTCCTTATTAGTATTGAAACACAAATGTTAtcaaaagttcatttttttttacttaattaactTTGTACTGAATCAAACTATgtaatataaattgaaacagagggagtacaaTCTTGTGTACTTTTTCTAGATAAATACAAACCATTTAGCAGCTCAGCTTCAGGGAGGTGAGAATGCATCATCCATGCCCACCATGGTATGATAGAACTTCTAAAAACCACAGGTTGTTGATTTGTTGCTGCTTCTGGGAACAGTTCAAGAAATTTCCTCCTCTTTGCTTCTGCAACGTACATATCGttaattaatgaattaattaattcacttaAAAAATCGCGGTGCTTTAGTAATTGAAAAActtgttctttgtaattttACCTGCTACTATGACAGCATCCCAATCCATTTTGCCATTTTTGACAAACATAGTTAGATCCCATGTCCCATTCTTCCATCGCTTATCCGAAAACCTTATTAGATCTTCAGACTCTGATGAACCTGTAGTAGTACCACCTTgtacttcatcatcatcatcattcctTGTGGTCTTTGCATTATCATCAATCAGCAAAGACAATTTATCTTTGATTTCAACAACATTTAAGTGTGTTTGTTCTTCGACTTTTGGAGTCATAACGTTTGTAATCTTCATCGACTTGGCTTGACGAGACCATTGTTTCTTCTTGAAGTGATGGGAGGTGCAAGGTGTATGTGTAAAGGAAGTAATGGCAAAAGCAGCCATGATTGTAAGTATTTTCTCTGGTTTGGCTCAAATTACTGATCTTCTCCTCTTGAATGAGATGGTGATAGGATAAGATGCAAAAAGGCCCATTCTGAAATAAATAAAGCTTATCCGCTTCTGCAACTTTTTTCTGCAATATCAGGGGCATGGCAGCCCATGTCTAATCCCTGACCAGATCTGCTTCCACTTTTGGTGACTATTTTTAAGAATATAACAAGAGCAGGGGATACACGTTACTTAGGccgagggtctattggaaacagTTTTTTTACTTTCACTAGGTAGGGGTAAGACTTCCTACGTACTTTCCTTCcaagaccccacttgtgggactacACAAGCATGTTGTCGTATAATGAGAGTAGGGGATAAACTACTGGCACCAGCAGTGAATCAAGCATGTTCGGTTCATTTTTTGGGGCATTGAGCCCCAATGAGTTTGGAGTAAAAATTTGGAAACCTGCTGCTTTTAGTATACATGTCCATACAATTATGGCCTATTTGATTACACCAGATAGGATATTATCAAAAGTAAAATgactactccctccattccaaaTTGTTTGTCAGTTTGGCTCGGCACGacgtttaagaaagaaatgaagactttttTAAAACCCATGACGATTATAAACATGTCATAACATTAGTGTGACTATAAAAACTTCTCATTAAAGGCAAAATGAGAAGATAATATCAAACAAATTGGAACAGATGAGGTATTTCAAAACTACTACTTCTATCACATCACATAAGAGTAAAGATAAACCAATGCAATAATATGCATTCAAGTGTTCAACATGCCCTTAGTATATGTTACTCCATAACAGGCAATCCTCATGCTAGAAGATGAGAGAAAAAACGGATAAGCACCTGAACTCATAAGAAAATGGCGACAGGGGCC
Protein-coding regions in this window:
- the LOC125857544 gene encoding uncharacterized protein LOC125857544 gives rise to the protein MRPLSSSSPPVLPNDASESGDSAERRLHEAEERLREAIEELQRRQRRARGIYPPCDHADESCVANAIGNVCQSFLLSYGVRVGIGILLRAFKLARRQSYSSLLDLKQLVSEKDLIVREEACRIGLLFGGFSGSYHALRCLLRKLRRKETPLNAILAGSVAGLSILALDDSNRRRTLALYLLARLSQCAYNSAKSKNRFHLWGSHWSHGDSLLFALACAQVMYCFIMRPESLPKAYRDFIQKTGPVAAPVYKAVKDCCRGSPVDVASLHAYLSKAKGSTTMKLEEFPSIIPCSVIHPGTKSCLVHDANAAAATFRKTFPLYFSLTFVPFVVLRLQKFMDAPTRTCWYALTGAVRSTTFLSAFVGIFQAVICCHRKVASKDHKLVYWVAGALSGLSVLLEKKARRGELALYVLPRAADSLWYILVNRHLLPDIKNAEVPLFCACMGGIMYYLEHEPDTMAPFLRGLIRRFLASRISNPTPPSSKGASYTYLHTHDAMKETKMAEIRETETLTAEKYNLESIPGL